A part of Melittangium boletus DSM 14713 genomic DNA contains:
- a CDS encoding trypsin-like serine peptidase, with the protein MADSLEVFIPFSDMGEHMLKLRYLGLAAVGLFTACGTSPEVDERLSSDTLASSESTVIVGSVDWKSTTTLTGTQATRANAVGYLSIPKVGSRCTAWLVSDDVLITNNHCIASASEAAGAKASFNYIDGVSSTARVYYDCSTFIKTWSNLDMTALRCAALNGKKPGQVYGKLTVSSTNAATNANVYVIHQNCDYYTTSGCAPTKKFSPGYIMNANYSSTDASYNADTLGGSSGSPVLSSSSNQVVALHHYGMGGNSSGRGTHNSGVRATLLKSALAEIGL; encoded by the coding sequence ATGGCCGACTCGCTGGAGGTGTTCATCCCCTTCTCGGATATGGGAGAGCACATGTTGAAGCTTCGTTACCTGGGTCTCGCGGCGGTGGGGTTGTTCACGGCGTGCGGTACTTCTCCGGAGGTGGATGAGCGCCTGTCCTCGGACACGCTCGCTTCCTCCGAGTCGACGGTCATCGTCGGCTCCGTGGATTGGAAGAGCACCACGACGCTGACGGGGACCCAGGCCACCCGGGCGAACGCGGTGGGCTATCTGTCCATCCCCAAGGTGGGCTCGCGCTGCACGGCGTGGCTGGTGTCGGATGATGTGCTCATCACCAACAATCACTGCATCGCCAGTGCCTCCGAGGCCGCGGGTGCCAAGGCGTCCTTCAACTACATCGACGGCGTCAGCTCCACGGCCCGCGTCTATTACGACTGCTCCACCTTCATCAAGACGTGGAGCAACCTGGACATGACGGCGCTGCGCTGTGCCGCGCTCAATGGCAAGAAGCCCGGGCAGGTGTATGGCAAGTTGACCGTCTCCAGCACCAACGCGGCCACCAACGCCAACGTCTACGTCATCCACCAGAACTGCGACTACTACACCACGTCCGGCTGCGCCCCGACGAAGAAGTTCTCGCCGGGCTACATCATGAACGCCAACTACAGCTCCACGGACGCGTCGTACAACGCGGACACGCTGGGTGGCTCCTCGGGCTCGCCGGTGCTCTCCTCGTCCTCGAACCAGGTCGTCGCGCTGCACCACTACGGCATGGGTGGCAACTCGTCCGGCCGTGGCACGCACAACAGCGGCGTGCGGGCCACCCTCCTCAAGTCGGCGCTGGCCGAGATCGGTCTGTAG
- a CDS encoding DUF2378 family protein: MPVSLPPEKRVYAQSVDALFVRALGPHLSRDGRRRLKDAGLDLGEPLRPSYALAQWKTFLRVAVEDVFPGLPEREAWSRLGERYLQGFRLTAQGRASMSLVTRLGPRHTLERVPHNVRAGNNFNEVRVEELGTHGARLWMRDVAADNPYFACGFLAETLRAAGAEDIQVEPVSRDGTAATFRLSWMNASTRPVASGSAR, translated from the coding sequence ATGCCTGTGTCGCTCCCCCCCGAGAAACGAGTCTACGCGCAGTCAGTGGATGCCTTGTTCGTCCGGGCCCTGGGGCCGCACCTGTCGCGGGACGGCCGTCGGCGATTGAAGGACGCGGGGCTGGACCTGGGTGAGCCCTTGCGGCCCTCCTACGCGCTGGCTCAATGGAAGACCTTCCTGCGGGTGGCCGTGGAAGACGTGTTCCCGGGGTTGCCGGAGCGGGAGGCCTGGTCTCGCCTGGGCGAGCGCTACCTGCAGGGCTTCCGGTTGACGGCACAGGGGCGCGCGAGCATGTCGCTCGTCACCCGGTTGGGGCCGCGCCATACGCTGGAGCGCGTGCCGCACAACGTGCGCGCCGGCAACAATTTCAATGAGGTGCGGGTGGAGGAGCTGGGCACGCACGGCGCCCGGTTGTGGATGCGGGACGTGGCCGCGGACAACCCCTACTTCGCCTGTGGCTTCCTCGCGGAGACGCTGCGCGCGGCGGGCGCGGAGGACATCCAGGTGGAGCCGGTGTCTCGTGATGGCACGGCCGCCACCTTCCGCCTCTCCTGGATGAACGCCTCCACCCGGCCGGTGGCGAGTGGTTCCGCGCGCTGA
- a CDS encoding DEAD/DEAH box helicase has translation MAPQIALDFSTASTVHPALAPFHPVVQGWFSERLGEPSRPQVEGWPLIQDWRDVLIAAPTGSGKTLTAFLAALDRLFRLALEGQLPDRTQVLYVSPLKALGNDVRKNLLQPLEELMKRARAAGYSPQELRVQVRTGDTSASERAQMVRRPPHILITTPESLYLYLTAERARSTLRGVRTIIVDEIHALARDKRGSHFALSLERLKAITEVTPQLIGLSATQKPLDAIAAFLTGERAETCHTVQVGHQRPWDLRVEIPDAELGSLATHEMWGQVYDRLIQLASEHRTTLVFVNTRKLAERVAHDLGERLSPDKVAAHHGSMSREMRLSAEERLKAGQLSVMVATASLELGIDVGNVDLVVQLGSTRSISVLLQRVGRAGHYKGGISKGVLIAMTRDELMECVALLNAVREGDLDAVRIPEKPLDVLAQQVVAACACEEWDERALYSLFRRAWPYRHLTYEEYEKVLETLSEGVSLRRGRAGVHLHRDRVNQRLKARRGVRITALTNGGAIPDTFSFNVVAEPEGKVVGTLDEDFAVESSPGDIFLLGTTAWRIQRVMGASVVVENAHGQPPTVPFWRGEAPGRTDELSVHVGRLREELLQRADAPLFLEKQLNVPPPAVDALLAYLRAGHQVLGVVPSHTTLVAERFFDEAGGMQLILHAPFGSRVMRAWGLALRKRFCRTFDFELQAAATEDGLLLSLGEQHSFPLEDIFGFLNPENVEEVLVQAVLQAPLFGTRFRWNATRALSLSRFSSGKRVAPNLQRARSEDLLAAVFPAQVGCQDNHHGADVELPDHPLVMQTMQDCLREAMDIDGLRQVLRGMKEGRIQLVARDVPEPSVFAHQMVNSQPYTFLDDAPAEERRVRNVVLRRTLPAEDSAAFGALDASAIEQVVRDAAPPMRDEDELHDALLQLILLPEARVPGRFVASLVAQRRVAWLDVGGMRYLVPAERLQAVRALFPEAAPHPALEPLSGDKPMERDAAVTLVVRGWMELLGPTTAAELGAITSLDPSDVNIALHQLESTGGILRGRFRPDAAPGELEWCDRRLLQRIHRLTVGRLRKEIEPLSAQDFMRFLFRWHHLEEVDALRGSTGLSKAISLLQGYEAPASAWERFLLPSRMKGYLGDLLERACYSGEVAWGRLTQAREAKPVPGPRRGATVTPSEPVPVRSRAASPNRNASLSFVRREDLDWMLSAARPNAVLADGGVLVPPDLSAPAQDVVAVLEQRGACFFTDLCSRSRRLPSEVEDALWELVARGLVTADAVQNLRVLQSPAQRKRQKLLQRGGPGRWSLLVPSEPKGEDEVRESLARLFLQRYGIVWRDLVMRESLAPSWRELLYVYRRMEARGEIRGGRFVAGFVGEQFALPDAVDVARAVRRQAPSGVRVQLSAVDPLNLTGVVTPGPRVPATVGNVVTYVDGVPQGVDDQGDETEEEDSAEVAQAN, from the coding sequence ATGGCCCCGCAGATCGCCCTCGACTTCTCCACCGCTTCGACCGTCCACCCGGCGCTCGCGCCCTTCCATCCCGTGGTCCAGGGCTGGTTCAGCGAGCGTCTGGGCGAGCCCTCTCGCCCACAGGTGGAGGGCTGGCCGCTCATCCAGGACTGGCGGGACGTGCTCATCGCCGCGCCCACGGGCAGCGGCAAGACGCTCACCGCCTTCCTCGCCGCCCTGGATCGGCTCTTCCGCCTCGCGCTGGAAGGGCAGCTGCCGGACCGCACGCAGGTGCTCTACGTGTCGCCCCTCAAGGCCCTGGGCAACGACGTGCGGAAGAACCTGCTGCAGCCCCTGGAGGAGTTGATGAAGCGGGCGCGCGCCGCCGGCTACTCGCCCCAGGAACTCCGGGTCCAGGTGCGCACGGGCGACACCTCGGCATCCGAGCGCGCGCAGATGGTGCGTCGGCCCCCGCACATCCTCATCACCACGCCCGAATCGCTCTACCTCTACCTGACGGCGGAGCGGGCCCGGAGCACCCTGCGCGGCGTGCGCACCATCATCGTGGATGAAATCCACGCCCTGGCACGCGACAAGCGGGGCAGTCACTTCGCCCTGTCGTTGGAACGGCTCAAGGCCATCACCGAGGTGACGCCGCAGCTCATCGGCCTGTCGGCCACGCAGAAGCCGTTGGACGCGATCGCCGCCTTCCTCACGGGCGAGCGCGCCGAGACGTGTCACACCGTGCAGGTGGGCCACCAGCGGCCGTGGGATTTGCGGGTGGAGATTCCGGACGCGGAGCTGGGCTCGCTCGCCACGCATGAGATGTGGGGGCAGGTGTATGACCGGCTGATCCAACTCGCGAGCGAGCACCGCACGACGCTCGTCTTCGTGAACACGCGCAAGCTGGCCGAGCGCGTGGCGCACGACCTGGGCGAGCGCCTGTCGCCGGACAAGGTGGCGGCGCATCACGGCAGCATGTCGCGCGAGATGCGGCTGTCGGCCGAGGAACGGCTCAAGGCGGGGCAGTTGTCGGTGATGGTGGCCACGGCGTCGCTGGAGCTGGGCATCGACGTGGGCAACGTGGACCTGGTGGTGCAACTGGGCAGCACGCGCTCCATCTCCGTGCTGTTGCAGCGGGTGGGCCGCGCGGGCCACTACAAGGGAGGCATCTCCAAGGGCGTGCTCATCGCGATGACGCGCGACGAGCTGATGGAGTGCGTGGCGCTGCTCAACGCCGTGCGCGAGGGGGACCTGGACGCGGTGCGCATCCCCGAGAAGCCCCTGGACGTGCTCGCGCAGCAGGTGGTGGCGGCGTGTGCGTGCGAGGAGTGGGACGAGCGCGCGCTCTACAGCCTCTTCCGCCGGGCCTGGCCGTACCGTCACCTCACGTACGAGGAGTACGAGAAGGTGCTGGAGACGCTGTCCGAGGGCGTGTCGCTCCGGCGTGGGCGGGCAGGGGTGCACCTGCATCGGGACAGGGTGAACCAGCGGCTCAAGGCGCGCCGGGGTGTGCGCATCACCGCGCTCACCAATGGCGGGGCCATTCCAGACACCTTCAGCTTCAACGTGGTGGCCGAGCCCGAGGGCAAGGTGGTGGGCACGTTGGACGAGGACTTCGCGGTGGAGTCCTCGCCCGGGGACATCTTCCTCCTGGGCACGACGGCCTGGCGCATCCAACGGGTGATGGGCGCGTCGGTGGTGGTGGAGAACGCCCACGGACAGCCTCCCACGGTGCCCTTCTGGCGGGGCGAGGCCCCGGGTCGCACGGACGAGCTGAGCGTGCACGTGGGCCGGCTGCGAGAGGAATTGCTCCAGCGCGCGGACGCACCGCTCTTCCTGGAGAAACAGCTCAACGTGCCGCCGCCCGCGGTGGACGCGCTGCTCGCGTACCTGCGCGCGGGCCATCAGGTGCTGGGTGTGGTGCCGAGCCACACCACGCTCGTGGCCGAGCGCTTCTTCGACGAGGCCGGTGGCATGCAGCTCATCCTCCATGCGCCATTCGGCAGCCGCGTCATGCGCGCCTGGGGCCTCGCGCTGCGCAAGCGCTTCTGCCGCACCTTCGACTTCGAGCTCCAGGCGGCGGCCACCGAGGACGGACTGTTGTTGTCCCTGGGCGAGCAGCACTCCTTCCCGCTGGAGGACATCTTCGGCTTCCTCAACCCGGAGAACGTGGAGGAGGTGCTGGTGCAGGCGGTGCTCCAGGCGCCGCTGTTCGGCACGCGCTTCCGGTGGAACGCGACGCGGGCCCTGTCCCTGTCGCGCTTCTCCTCGGGCAAGCGCGTGGCGCCCAACCTCCAACGGGCGCGGAGCGAGGATCTGCTCGCGGCGGTGTTCCCGGCGCAGGTGGGCTGCCAGGACAACCACCACGGCGCGGATGTGGAGCTGCCGGACCACCCGCTGGTGATGCAGACGATGCAGGACTGTCTGCGCGAGGCCATGGACATCGACGGCCTGCGCCAGGTGCTGCGCGGAATGAAGGAGGGCCGCATCCAGCTCGTGGCCCGGGACGTGCCCGAGCCGAGCGTGTTCGCCCACCAGATGGTGAACAGCCAGCCCTACACCTTCCTGGATGACGCGCCCGCGGAGGAGCGACGGGTTCGCAACGTGGTGCTGCGCCGCACGCTGCCCGCGGAGGACTCGGCGGCCTTCGGCGCGCTGGACGCGAGCGCCATCGAGCAGGTGGTGCGCGACGCGGCGCCGCCGATGCGCGACGAGGACGAGCTGCACGATGCACTGCTGCAACTCATCCTCTTGCCCGAGGCGCGGGTGCCGGGGCGGTTCGTGGCGAGCCTCGTGGCACAGCGGCGGGTGGCCTGGCTGGACGTGGGTGGCATGCGCTACCTGGTGCCCGCCGAGCGCCTCCAGGCCGTCCGGGCCTTGTTCCCCGAGGCGGCACCGCACCCGGCGCTGGAGCCCCTGTCCGGGGACAAGCCCATGGAGCGCGACGCGGCGGTGACGCTGGTGGTGCGCGGGTGGATGGAGTTGCTGGGCCCGACAACGGCGGCGGAGCTGGGGGCCATCACCTCCCTGGACCCATCCGACGTGAACATCGCGCTGCACCAGTTGGAGTCCACGGGCGGCATCCTCCGGGGCCGCTTCCGTCCGGACGCCGCCCCCGGGGAGCTGGAGTGGTGTGACCGGCGTCTGCTCCAGCGCATCCACCGGTTGACCGTGGGCCGGTTGCGCAAGGAGATCGAGCCTCTGAGCGCGCAGGACTTCATGCGCTTCCTCTTCCGGTGGCACCACCTGGAGGAAGTGGACGCGCTGCGCGGCTCCACGGGCCTGTCCAAGGCCATCAGCCTGCTGCAAGGCTATGAAGCACCCGCGTCGGCCTGGGAGCGCTTCCTGCTGCCCTCCCGGATGAAGGGCTACCTGGGAGATCTGCTGGAGCGGGCGTGCTACTCGGGCGAGGTGGCCTGGGGTCGGCTCACGCAGGCCAGGGAGGCGAAGCCGGTGCCGGGTCCCCGCCGGGGCGCGACCGTGACACCTTCCGAGCCCGTGCCCGTTCGCTCCCGGGCGGCCTCTCCCAACCGCAACGCGAGTCTGTCCTTCGTGCGGCGCGAGGACCTGGACTGGATGCTGTCGGCGGCGCGACCCAACGCGGTGCTCGCGGATGGGGGCGTGCTGGTTCCGCCGGACCTGTCGGCACCGGCGCAGGACGTGGTGGCGGTGCTGGAGCAGCGCGGTGCGTGTTTCTTCACGGACCTGTGCTCGCGCTCACGGCGGCTGCCCTCGGAGGTGGAGGACGCGCTCTGGGAGCTGGTGGCTCGGGGGCTCGTCACGGCGGATGCCGTGCAGAACCTGCGGGTGTTGCAGAGCCCGGCGCAGCGCAAGCGGCAGAAGTTGTTGCAGCGCGGAGGCCCGGGCCGCTGGAGCCTGCTGGTGCCCTCGGAGCCCAAGGGCGAGGACGAGGTGCGCGAGTCGCTCGCGAGGCTCTTCCTCCAGCGCTATGGCATCGTCTGGCGCGACCTGGTGATGCGCGAGTCGCTGGCGCCCTCCTGGCGCGAGCTGCTGTACGTGTACCGGCGGATGGAGGCTCGTGGCGAGATCCGAGGAGGCCGTTTCGTGGCGGGCTTCGTGGGCGAGCAGTTCGCGCTGCCGGACGCGGTGGACGTGGCGCGGGCGGTGCGGAGGCAGGCGCCCTCGGGGGTGCGCGTGCAACTGTCCGCGGTGGATCCGCTCAACCTCACGGGGGTGGTGACGCCGGGTCCGCGCGTGCCGGCCACGGTGGGCAACGTCGTCACCTACGTGGACGGTGTGCCCCAGGGCGTCGACGACCAGGGAGATGAAACGGAAGAGGAGGACTCGGCCGAGGTGGCCCAGGCGAACTGA
- a CDS encoding PAS domain-containing protein, with product MFPPRGLYALEAFNPDAFLALRLEATGDSEDFLCEYANPAVEALLEENPLGRRLRSRWPELAEGLSAWSQVLATGEPHTRVLLMRRGSGTRRVLARAARVEAGLLAVWLADVTDTERFVSETAAFEERMLSFVECMPTPFLALDPRCRFVYVNRAAEQLLGKRRQALMGRTLEQESTGSPSSALGTQIRRVLTSGTPVAFEERFHSRWWEVTVAPTVDGLLVYLHDITAHRRPSTVPLASRTRLGRSIGGACGKRYRRHR from the coding sequence ATGTTCCCCCCACGCGGCCTCTATGCCCTCGAGGCGTTCAACCCGGATGCCTTCCTCGCGCTCCGCCTGGAAGCAACAGGGGACAGCGAGGACTTCCTCTGTGAGTACGCGAATCCGGCGGTGGAGGCCTTGCTGGAGGAGAACCCGCTGGGCAGGCGTCTGCGCTCACGGTGGCCGGAGCTGGCCGAGGGGCTGTCGGCATGGAGCCAGGTGCTCGCCACCGGAGAGCCCCACACGCGGGTGCTCCTCATGCGCCGGGGCTCGGGGACGCGCCGGGTCCTGGCCCGTGCCGCCCGCGTGGAGGCGGGCCTGCTCGCGGTGTGGCTCGCGGACGTGACGGACACCGAGCGCTTCGTGAGCGAGACGGCCGCCTTCGAGGAGCGGATGCTCTCCTTCGTCGAGTGCATGCCGACGCCCTTCCTCGCGCTCGATCCCCGGTGCCGCTTCGTCTACGTGAACCGGGCCGCGGAACAGTTGCTCGGCAAGCGCCGCCAGGCCCTCATGGGCCGCACGCTCGAGCAGGAGTCCACCGGAAGTCCCAGCTCGGCCCTGGGCACCCAGATACGGCGGGTGCTCACCTCGGGCACGCCCGTGGCTTTCGAGGAACGCTTCCACTCCCGCTGGTGGGAAGTGACGGTGGCGCCCACGGTCGACGGCCTCCTCGTCTACCTGCACGACATCACCGCACACCGGCGGCCCTCGACGGTCCCCCTCGCCTCCCGGACGCGCCTGGGCCGGTCCATCGGCGGCGCATGCGGGAAGCGCTATCGGCGGCATCGATGA
- a CDS encoding aromatic ring-hydroxylating oxygenase subunit alpha, translating to MGSSREEARGTAAPSGLVSVVRLPHCWFILCTSSELGRKPLARMLQGVPLVLFRAADGKPGALADRCPHRNVPLSLGRVVGGQLQCGYHGWRFDTAGQCRAVPGFTGEPEAKSRCAVWYATREQEGFVWVYSTPGVEPTHEPYRFPLLNAPGYSTVRRVLRAKGSLHALLENTLDVPHTSFLHGGLFRTEKKRGEIDVVVRRGADRVEAEYIGEPRPEGLVGRLLAPGGGVLRHFDRFLMPSIAQVEYQLGADSHMMVTSAMTPVEDWDTLVYAVVTFRLPLPHWLIKPFITPVALHIFQQDARILERQTETIRRFGSESFASTEVDVLGPSILRLMRQAERDKTSAAPAEVHETRLKMQV from the coding sequence ATGGGTTCTTCTCGTGAGGAAGCGCGTGGCACGGCGGCGCCGTCGGGACTCGTCTCGGTGGTCCGCCTGCCCCACTGCTGGTTCATCCTGTGCACCTCGAGCGAGCTGGGACGCAAGCCGCTCGCCCGGATGCTGCAGGGCGTGCCCCTCGTCCTCTTCCGCGCCGCGGATGGCAAGCCCGGCGCCCTGGCGGACCGCTGCCCGCACCGCAACGTCCCCTTGTCGCTGGGGCGCGTGGTGGGCGGGCAGTTGCAATGTGGCTACCACGGGTGGCGTTTCGACACCGCGGGCCAGTGCCGCGCCGTTCCGGGCTTCACCGGCGAGCCCGAGGCGAAGAGCCGCTGCGCCGTCTGGTACGCCACGCGGGAGCAGGAGGGCTTCGTCTGGGTGTACTCCACCCCCGGCGTCGAGCCCACGCACGAGCCCTACCGCTTTCCCCTGCTGAACGCGCCGGGCTACAGCACCGTGCGCCGCGTGTTGCGCGCGAAGGGCTCGCTGCACGCGCTCCTGGAGAACACGCTCGACGTGCCCCATACCTCCTTCCTCCACGGAGGCCTGTTCCGCACGGAGAAGAAGCGCGGGGAGATCGACGTGGTGGTGCGCCGGGGCGCGGACCGCGTGGAGGCCGAATACATCGGCGAGCCCCGGCCGGAGGGATTGGTGGGGCGGCTGCTCGCCCCGGGCGGTGGCGTGCTGCGGCACTTCGACCGCTTCCTCATGCCCTCCATCGCCCAGGTGGAGTATCAGCTCGGCGCGGACAGCCACATGATGGTCACCTCGGCCATGACGCCCGTGGAGGATTGGGACACGCTCGTCTACGCCGTCGTCACCTTCCGCCTGCCCCTGCCGCACTGGCTCATCAAGCCCTTCATCACCCCCGTGGCCCTGCACATCTTCCAGCAGGACGCCCGCATCCTCGAGCGGCAGACGGAGACCATCCGCCGCTTCGGCTCGGAGTCCTTCGCCTCCACCGAGGTGGATGTGCTCGGCCCCTCCATCCTCCGGCTGATGCGCCAGGCCGAGCGAGACAAGACGTCCGCGGCTCCCGCCGAGGTTCATGAGACGCGGTTGAAGATGCAGGTGTGA
- a CDS encoding heavy metal translocating P-type ATPase — protein sequence MTHARPGSPGHSTPERVPPSPEERVVDPVCGMTVDPASAKGGRHVHEGVSYFFCNPKCRERFAADPGKYLAPKSEPPEPEAAPPGTMWICPMDPEVRQDHPGACPKCGMALEPDQPVLTDDAPDPELVSMTRRFWVGVVLTVPLLVLGMSEMLPGQPLQHAVAPSWLAWLQLLLATPVVLWGGAPFFERGVASVRNRHLNMFSLVALGTGAAYLFSVLATLAPGLLPSAFLGHGGAAPLYYEAAATITTLVLLGQVLELRARRATSGALRALLELAPAVARRVSEDGREEDVPLEQVKVGDTLRVRPGEKVPVDGVVLEGSSAVDESLVTGESLPVEKTAGARVTGGTVNGTGGLVMRAERVGRDTLLSRIVQRVAEAQRSRAPIQRLADQAAAVFVPAVIAVAVVTFLVWAFVGPEPRLAHALVNAVAVLIIACPCALGLATPMSVVVGMGKGAGVGVLIRDAEALEVLERVDTLVVDKTGTLTEGKPRLVSVEARGLDEARLLRLAASLERGSEHPLAAAVVAGAEARGVKPVAVRDFRSVTGKGVQGVVEEARVVLGNLALLESLGMEAGELGSRAEALRHEGQTVVFVGVDGRVVGLLGVADPVKDTTAEAIATLHREGLRVVMLTGDSRATAEAVARGLGIDEVVAEVLPEGKGDVVKRLRAEGRTVAMAGDGVNDAPALAGADVGIAMGTGTDIAMESAAVTLVKGDLRGISRARLLSQATLRNIRQNLFFAFIYNLVGVPIAAGVLYPFFGWLLSPMIAAVAMSLSSVSVIGNALRLRKVAL from the coding sequence ATGACGCACGCGCGCCCCGGTTCGCCGGGACATTCCACTCCCGAACGGGTGCCCCCGTCCCCCGAGGAACGGGTGGTGGACCCCGTCTGTGGCATGACGGTCGACCCGGCGAGCGCCAAGGGTGGCCGCCATGTGCACGAGGGAGTGAGCTACTTCTTCTGCAACCCCAAGTGCCGCGAGCGCTTCGCCGCCGACCCTGGAAAATACCTCGCGCCGAAGTCCGAGCCCCCGGAGCCCGAGGCGGCTCCGCCCGGCACGATGTGGATCTGCCCCATGGATCCAGAGGTCCGTCAGGACCATCCGGGGGCCTGCCCCAAGTGCGGCATGGCGCTGGAGCCAGATCAGCCGGTGTTGACGGACGACGCGCCGGATCCGGAGCTGGTGAGCATGACCCGGCGCTTCTGGGTGGGGGTCGTTCTCACGGTGCCCCTGCTCGTGCTGGGCATGTCCGAGATGCTGCCGGGCCAACCCCTGCAACACGCCGTCGCGCCGTCCTGGCTCGCGTGGCTCCAGCTCCTCCTGGCGACGCCGGTGGTGCTCTGGGGTGGGGCCCCATTCTTCGAGCGGGGCGTGGCCTCGGTGCGCAACCGCCACCTCAACATGTTCTCCCTGGTGGCGCTCGGGACGGGCGCGGCGTACCTCTTCAGTGTCCTCGCCACGCTGGCGCCCGGACTGCTGCCGAGCGCCTTCCTCGGCCATGGGGGCGCGGCGCCGCTCTATTACGAAGCGGCGGCGACCATCACCACGCTGGTGTTGCTCGGACAGGTGTTGGAGCTGCGGGCGCGCCGCGCGACCTCGGGGGCCCTGCGCGCGTTGCTCGAGCTGGCTCCGGCCGTGGCCCGGCGCGTGAGCGAGGACGGACGCGAGGAGGACGTGCCGCTCGAGCAGGTGAAGGTGGGAGACACCCTCCGCGTGCGCCCGGGTGAGAAGGTGCCGGTGGATGGGGTGGTGCTGGAGGGCTCGAGCGCGGTGGACGAGTCGCTGGTGACGGGGGAGTCACTTCCCGTGGAGAAGACGGCCGGGGCGCGCGTCACGGGAGGCACCGTCAATGGCACGGGTGGGCTGGTGATGAGGGCCGAGCGGGTGGGGCGGGACACGTTGCTCTCGCGCATCGTCCAGCGGGTGGCCGAGGCCCAGCGCTCACGTGCCCCCATCCAGCGCCTGGCGGATCAAGCCGCCGCGGTGTTCGTGCCCGCGGTCATCGCGGTGGCGGTGGTGACCTTCCTGGTCTGGGCCTTCGTGGGTCCCGAGCCCCGCCTGGCGCATGCGCTGGTGAACGCGGTGGCGGTGCTCATCATCGCCTGCCCGTGCGCATTGGGTCTGGCCACGCCCATGTCCGTGGTGGTGGGCATGGGCAAGGGGGCGGGCGTGGGCGTGCTCATCCGGGATGCCGAGGCCCTGGAAGTGCTCGAGCGCGTGGACACCCTGGTGGTGGACAAGACGGGCACGCTCACGGAGGGCAAGCCCCGACTGGTGTCGGTGGAGGCGCGCGGGCTGGACGAGGCGCGGCTCCTGCGGCTCGCGGCGAGTCTGGAGCGGGGCAGCGAGCACCCATTGGCGGCGGCGGTGGTGGCGGGCGCCGAGGCGCGGGGGGTGAAGCCCGTCGCGGTGCGGGACTTCCGCTCGGTGACGGGAAAGGGGGTGCAGGGCGTGGTGGAGGAGGCGCGGGTGGTGCTCGGCAACCTCGCGTTGCTGGAGTCGCTGGGGATGGAGGCGGGGGAGTTGGGAAGCCGCGCCGAGGCCTTGCGGCACGAGGGCCAGACGGTGGTGTTCGTGGGGGTGGATGGGCGGGTGGTGGGGCTGCTTGGGGTGGCGGACCCGGTGAAGGACACCACGGCGGAGGCGATCGCCACGTTGCATCGCGAGGGCCTGCGCGTGGTGATGCTCACGGGAGACAGCCGGGCCACGGCGGAGGCGGTGGCGCGGGGTCTGGGCATCGACGAGGTGGTGGCGGAGGTGTTGCCCGAGGGCAAGGGAGACGTGGTGAAGCGCCTGAGGGCCGAGGGCCGCACGGTGGCGATGGCGGGGGATGGGGTGAATGACGCTCCGGCGTTGGCGGGAGCGGACGTGGGCATCGCGATGGGGACGGGGACGGACATCGCGATGGAGAGCGCGGCGGTGACGCTGGTGAAGGGAGACTTGAGAGGCATTTCCCGGGCACGGCTGTTGAGCCAGGCCACGTTGCGCAACATCCGTCAGAATCTCTTCTTCGCCTTCATCTACAACCTGGTGGGAGTGCCCATCGCGGCGGGAGTGCTCTATCCCTTTTTCGGATGGCTGCTCAGTCCGATGATCGCGGCGGTGGCGATGAGCCTTTCATCGGTGTCGGTCATTGGCAATGCCTTGCGGTTGCGCAAGGTTGCTCTTTAG